From one Candidatus Poribacteria bacterium genomic stretch:
- a CDS encoding methionine synthase, protein MPTEQTLLDATRVVVDIQRQRGIDLPTDGELYRFDANHPDTNGMIDYFIRPLSGVRAEVGRQEWHEFRQMHTMSFRAKPAGVVEKALGEGTLNLVSDCERAVSVSGKDIKFTVTSPYMLARTLLDKHYGDFDALLTALAEALATQVRELDCACLQIDEANIPGNPQDGPRAAEAINIVLDAFSGEKAVHFCFGNYGGQVIQKGNWRALVDFLNTLRCDHLVLELKHRPDADLEALREVTANIVLGIGVIDVKVNPVETPDDVATSIETAEKMLGAGRIGWVHPDCGFWMLQRSVVDRKIEALVQGRDKYLGLA, encoded by the coding sequence ATGCCAACAGAGCAGACGCTGCTTGATGCGACGCGGGTTGTCGTAGACATCCAGCGGCAACGCGGTATTGACCTGCCGACAGATGGCGAACTCTACCGCTTTGACGCCAATCATCCAGATACCAATGGAATGATTGATTATTTTATCCGTCCGCTTTCTGGTGTGAGAGCGGAAGTGGGGCGGCAGGAATGGCATGAATTTCGGCAGATGCACACGATGTCGTTCCGTGCGAAACCGGCAGGAGTTGTTGAGAAAGCCTTGGGAGAAGGCACGTTAAACCTCGTTTCCGATTGCGAGCGCGCAGTGAGTGTATCTGGAAAGGACATCAAATTTACGGTAACGAGTCCTTACATGCTCGCACGGACGCTGTTGGACAAACATTACGGTGACTTTGATGCGCTGCTGACGGCTTTGGCAGAAGCACTGGCGACACAGGTACGTGAACTGGATTGTGCCTGCCTTCAAATTGACGAAGCGAATATACCGGGGAATCCACAAGATGGACCTCGCGCTGCCGAAGCGATTAATATTGTCCTTGATGCGTTTAGTGGAGAGAAAGCTGTGCACTTCTGCTTTGGCAACTATGGCGGTCAGGTAATCCAAAAAGGGAACTGGCGTGCTCTGGTGGATTTCTTGAATACGCTCCGGTGCGACCACTTGGTTTTGGAACTGAAACACCGCCCTGATGCAGACCTTGAGGCACTCAGGGAAGTCACCGCAAATATTGTTCTCGGTATTGGAGTGATCGATGTAAAAGTCAATCCTGTTGAAACACCTGATGATGTAGCAACCAGCATCGAAACAGCAGAAAAAATGCTGGGGGCAGGACGGATTGGTTGGGTGCATCCGGACTGTGGCTTTTGGATGCTCCAACGCTCTGTGGTGGATCGAAAAATAGAGGCACTTGTACAAGGCAGAGATAAATATTTAGGACTCGCCTAA
- a CDS encoding phytanoyl-CoA dioxygenase family protein, with translation MGLTSKEQQFYVDNGYFLKKGLVSPEDIARIQEEIEDIHNRMAEQPADGIGISWEVYDTEDHPPRIKQLMHSELVSPTLNRLLRSDEILDILEVMMGENISLYHSKLLPKAGGDGTAIPWHQDYAYWKNDENKPVMINCQLAINEANLENGCIQFVPGSHNWGLQEHERKHQTFGVFLPGHYQEREDAVAVEMEPGDGVFFNALIIHGSAPNNSTNDRLMNTFAYNVTGNGETQCREVLRGESFSP, from the coding sequence ATGGGACTTACAAGCAAAGAACAGCAGTTTTACGTGGATAACGGCTATTTCCTGAAAAAAGGGCTTGTCTCTCCAGAAGACATTGCGCGAATTCAGGAAGAGATTGAAGATATACATAACCGTATGGCAGAACAACCTGCTGATGGCATCGGGATTTCTTGGGAAGTCTACGATACGGAGGACCACCCACCACGTATCAAACAGTTGATGCACAGTGAATTGGTGAGTCCAACGCTGAACCGTCTGCTTCGTTCTGACGAAATTTTGGATATATTGGAAGTGATGATGGGTGAAAACATATCGCTCTATCATAGCAAATTACTTCCAAAAGCGGGTGGCGATGGCACGGCTATCCCGTGGCATCAGGACTATGCCTACTGGAAAAATGATGAAAACAAACCGGTTATGATTAATTGTCAACTGGCTATCAACGAGGCGAACCTTGAGAATGGGTGCATTCAGTTTGTACCCGGTAGCCATAATTGGGGTCTACAAGAGCATGAACGGAAACATCAGACGTTTGGCGTGTTTTTACCCGGACATTATCAAGAACGGGAAGACGCTGTAGCCGTCGAGATGGAACCGGGAGACGGGGTGTTTTTTAATGCGCTGATTATTCATGGATCTGCCCCCAACAATTCGACGAACGACCGGCTGATGAATACATTCGCTTACAATGTAACTGGAAACGGTGAGACCCAATGTCGGGAAGTCTTACGCGGAGAATCTTTCAGCCCATGA
- a CDS encoding nucleotide pyrophosphohydrolase has translation MDYTLENCQKLVDDWVHTFGVRYFSELTNTTILMEEVGELARIMARQYGEQSFKENEKDLDLGEEMADILFVLICLANQTGIKLEDAFKKSIEKKTRRDKERHSENPKLLKN, from the coding sequence ATGGACTATACACTTGAAAATTGTCAAAAACTTGTGGACGACTGGGTTCACACCTTTGGGGTCCGCTATTTTTCGGAGTTAACCAATACCACTATTCTTATGGAAGAAGTCGGCGAATTAGCACGGATTATGGCACGCCAATATGGGGAACAGAGTTTCAAGGAGAATGAGAAAGACTTGGACCTTGGTGAAGAAATGGCTGATATCCTTTTCGTACTTATCTGTCTCGCCAATCAAACAGGTATCAAACTTGAGGACGCATTCAAAAAGTCAATCGAAAAAAAGACACGCCGAGATAAAGAACGTCACAGCGAAAACCCTAAACTTCTGAAAAACTGA
- a CDS encoding DUF3857 domain-containing protein, giving the protein MMLQRGNALLILSLFFIIGGCAIFQKSPSTPLIVDPLVERNRQWSAQVEVGNTELQRKNLRAALTAYEAAVAIRPEASEVQRKIAEIYFQLEEYENARDAFVAFLVLEPKNITALNYAGYISEKLQDYAAAAEYYERVLNVSVDNLYALNHLGLAYKQLQRFDEAIEVLHTALSFDPKCERPESENLHNYLGLIYLERGEIGEAIAELRESIRLFPNEIWAREQLATLYENQERYFEAQLQYQKIFEIDPHNLLALTRLQALARQDFGQTEIVDVPPVTLLNPDVEHIIANAPDARDYPDADTLVLFNYFSHDVLPTGQSRYTTHQVVKILTERGIQKYGDIAIPYQPTAQNIGVNIARTITADGTVLHPPDEAFNDATPPGLLSQNLYSDAMWKVISMVGLAPGVCVEYQVTLEDKVPGGETWITGAYNFQGTETTLESSYALQIPDTWHLRWKIANDTSNAHEPEVSYTENDTVVYIWRYGETSALIIEEGMPHINEVVPRLRYSSIADWNDVYTWYKELAKGRYTPDAKIEEKVQQLTENLTTEEGKIRAIYHFVAATIRYVGIELGQSAYQPSSATEVFQVQYGDCKDKTTLLISMLDLVGIKAYPVLISVSPYEQVDTALPALSQFNHMIAAIPTESDTYIWLDPSSATCSYGDLPYNAQGRTGFLISDTHGEFVETPVFPSETNRLVSTTDMTLNNQGTVEGTLHIQTSGQYDLNTRWAYQQIQPRAIKTTLATELSQQFPGIQIVWHEMSDLNELNVPVEIRLGFRVENYATPLSSNVLMPLPIDEFGEYAEAFADDKRAYTLDFGYPTEVEKTIRVQVPEGWSAALPEDSHHAIESAEFTRQYRQVENIITYRLMFTLKNKILPAVAYPAVKIAVICC; this is encoded by the coding sequence ATGATGCTCCAGAGAGGCAACGCACTTTTAATCTTAAGCCTATTTTTTATTATTGGTGGATGTGCAATTTTCCAAAAAAGCCCATCGACGCCGTTGATAGTTGATCCACTCGTCGAACGGAATCGCCAGTGGAGCGCGCAGGTTGAAGTTGGCAATACAGAACTACAACGCAAAAACCTGCGAGCTGCACTTACTGCTTACGAAGCCGCTGTTGCAATTCGTCCAGAGGCAAGCGAAGTCCAACGCAAAATCGCTGAGATATATTTCCAACTGGAAGAGTACGAAAACGCACGAGACGCATTTGTGGCATTTTTAGTACTGGAACCGAAAAATATCACGGCTCTAAACTACGCCGGATACATCTCTGAGAAATTGCAGGATTATGCGGCAGCCGCCGAATACTATGAACGGGTCCTTAATGTTTCAGTAGATAACCTCTACGCCTTGAATCATCTCGGTTTAGCTTACAAGCAGCTCCAACGTTTCGACGAAGCGATTGAAGTGCTCCACACGGCATTGTCCTTTGATCCGAAATGTGAGCGTCCCGAAAGTGAAAATTTACACAACTATTTGGGATTAATTTACTTAGAGCGCGGTGAGATAGGGGAAGCCATTGCGGAACTACGGGAGTCGATTCGGTTATTTCCAAACGAAATCTGGGCAAGGGAGCAACTCGCTACACTTTACGAGAACCAAGAACGTTATTTTGAAGCGCAGCTCCAATACCAGAAGATTTTTGAAATTGATCCACACAATCTCCTTGCCTTAACGCGACTCCAAGCACTCGCACGACAGGACTTCGGGCAGACGGAAATTGTCGATGTGCCACCCGTTACGCTTCTCAATCCGGATGTTGAACACATTATCGCGAATGCTCCAGATGCCAGGGATTATCCTGATGCCGATACCTTAGTCCTCTTCAACTATTTCAGCCACGATGTCCTGCCGACAGGACAATCCCGCTATACAACACATCAGGTCGTTAAAATCCTCACTGAAAGAGGTATCCAAAAATACGGCGATATTGCCATTCCTTATCAACCCACAGCGCAAAACATCGGTGTTAATATAGCAAGAACAATTACTGCAGATGGCACAGTGCTGCACCCTCCCGATGAAGCCTTTAACGATGCCACACCCCCTGGGTTATTGTCCCAAAATCTCTATTCTGACGCAATGTGGAAGGTCATTTCTATGGTCGGTCTCGCACCGGGGGTCTGCGTTGAATATCAGGTAACACTTGAAGATAAAGTGCCTGGAGGCGAGACATGGATCACAGGGGCATACAATTTCCAAGGGACAGAAACTACACTTGAGTCGAGTTACGCCCTTCAAATACCCGATACGTGGCATCTTCGATGGAAAATTGCAAACGATACCTCAAACGCACATGAACCTGAAGTGTCCTACACAGAAAACGACACTGTTGTGTATATTTGGAGGTACGGTGAAACATCCGCGCTGATAATAGAGGAAGGCATGCCACATATTAATGAGGTCGTTCCGCGCTTGCGCTACTCTTCGATTGCCGACTGGAATGATGTCTACACGTGGTATAAAGAACTCGCGAAAGGGAGATATACACCGGACGCTAAGATTGAGGAAAAAGTCCAGCAGTTAACCGAAAATCTCACAACAGAAGAGGGAAAGATACGCGCCATCTATCATTTTGTCGCTGCAACTATTCGTTACGTTGGTATTGAACTTGGGCAGAGTGCTTATCAACCCTCATCTGCCACTGAAGTCTTTCAAGTGCAATACGGCGATTGTAAGGATAAAACGACCCTCCTGATTTCAATGTTAGATCTGGTGGGAATCAAGGCTTATCCAGTTTTGATTAGCGTCTCACCTTACGAGCAGGTTGACACGGCACTCCCGGCACTCAGCCAATTTAATCACATGATCGCCGCAATCCCGACGGAATCAGATACCTATATTTGGTTAGATCCCTCCTCAGCAACTTGTAGTTACGGGGACCTACCTTATAACGCGCAAGGGCGAACAGGATTTCTCATTTCCGACACACACGGTGAATTTGTGGAGACACCTGTTTTCCCATCTGAAACCAATAGGCTTGTGAGCACGACAGATATGACGCTAAACAATCAAGGGACTGTAGAAGGAACGCTCCACATTCAGACAAGCGGGCAATATGACCTAAATACGCGGTGGGCATATCAACAGATACAGCCTCGTGCGATAAAAACCACTTTGGCGACTGAACTCAGTCAACAATTTCCCGGTATTCAGATAGTGTGGCATGAGATGTCAGACCTCAATGAACTCAATGTGCCAGTGGAAATTAGGCTCGGCTTTCGCGTTGAGAATTACGCAACGCCTTTAAGCAGCAACGTGTTGATGCCTTTACCAATTGATGAATTTGGGGAGTACGCGGAAGCGTTTGCTGACGACAAACGCGCCTATACATTGGATTTCGGTTATCCAACAGAAGTGGAAAAAACGATTCGTGTTCAGGTGCCAGAAGGGTGGAGTGCCGCTCTACCGGAAGACAGCCATCATGCCATAGAGAGCGCGGAATTTACGCGACAATATAGGCAGGTTGAGAATATCATCACCTACCGACTGATGTTTACCCTTAAAAATAAGATACTCCCAGCGGTTGCATATCCAGCGGTGAAAATAGCAGTCATTTGCTGCTAA
- a CDS encoding CDP-alcohol phosphatidyltransferase family protein, which translates to MIANLITLFRLILVFVVISLFGVHVYLDILLVGLIGLILFLDAVDGYVARRLNQTSVFGALFDIVGDRIVECIFWVYFAVVGLIPFWIPVIVIARGFFTDGLRSAAFAQGKTAFGENTMMSSKWSRALTSSRASRSIYGITKTLAFLYLGGVIAFKNSGAFPEWVIGLELAGVILSTVVVAMCLIRGLPVLVDGWKYVKG; encoded by the coding sequence ATGATTGCAAATTTGATTACACTCTTCCGTCTGATTCTGGTTTTCGTTGTGATCTCCCTCTTTGGTGTTCATGTCTATTTAGACATTCTGCTCGTCGGACTCATAGGTCTAATCCTATTTCTCGATGCGGTTGACGGTTATGTCGCTAGACGCCTGAACCAGACTTCTGTTTTTGGTGCATTATTCGACATCGTTGGCGATCGGATTGTCGAATGTATCTTCTGGGTATACTTCGCCGTTGTTGGATTGATTCCGTTCTGGATTCCAGTTATCGTGATTGCCCGCGGCTTCTTCACAGATGGTTTGCGGAGTGCTGCGTTTGCACAAGGCAAAACCGCCTTTGGTGAAAACACGATGATGTCCTCCAAATGGAGCCGTGCGCTCACCAGTTCACGAGCGAGCCGTAGTATCTATGGTATCACGAAAACCCTCGCGTTTCTTTATCTCGGTGGTGTCATTGCCTTCAAAAACTCAGGTGCGTTTCCCGAATGGGTCATCGGGTTGGAGTTGGCAGGTGTGATTCTATCTACCGTGGTTGTTGCCATGTGCCTAATCCGCGGGCTCCCCGTTTTGGTTGATGGCTGGAAATACGTTAAAGGTTGA
- a CDS encoding arylsulfatase — MNENKKPNIVLILNDDMGFSDLGCYGGEVHTPNLDRLAAGGLRFTQFYNTARCCPSRASMLTGLHPHQTGVGHMMGDDGLEGYRGDLNDRCITIADAVRSEGYGTYMSGKWHISRHAGADGPKHSWPCQRGFDQYYGIITGAANFWKPNTLTRNNTRIQHDELPEGYFLTDAISDEATTFIHNHTEKNPDSPFFTYVAYTAPHWPLHAHAEDIAYYNGRFAAGWDELREERLSRMREMKILDEAWQLTARDPSQLPWSDAQYKEWNQRRMEVYAAQITRMDAGIGRIINTLEETGELDNTLILFLADNGGCAEELGGPPAIRDSDSLISTETTSDGQPVYRGNDPSIMPGPETTYQSYGVPWANLSNTPFREYKHWVHEGGIATPLIAHWPDAIESAGELRHQPGQLPDIMATCLEASGATYPEEHNGKPILPLEGTSLVPIFDGKDNGKDVLYWEHEGNCAVRQDKWKLVCKFPGDWELYDVEAERTEINDLAAKHPQKRNELVGLYRDWADRCFIYPWDRLQEKRRQQRQ, encoded by the coding sequence ATGAATGAAAATAAAAAACCCAACATCGTTCTTATCCTGAACGACGATATGGGTTTCTCTGACTTGGGTTGCTACGGCGGCGAAGTTCACACCCCGAATCTGGATCGACTCGCCGCAGGTGGGTTGAGGTTTACACAATTTTACAACACCGCACGCTGTTGTCCATCTCGTGCCTCCATGCTTACCGGACTACACCCACACCAAACTGGGGTCGGGCACATGATGGGCGACGATGGATTAGAAGGCTACCGTGGAGACCTGAATGATCGTTGTATTACCATTGCTGATGCCGTCCGTTCAGAAGGTTACGGCACTTATATGAGTGGTAAGTGGCATATCTCTCGGCATGCCGGTGCTGATGGACCCAAGCACAGTTGGCCCTGCCAGCGTGGGTTTGACCAATACTACGGTATTATCACCGGTGCAGCAAATTTTTGGAAACCGAACACGCTGACGCGCAATAACACACGCATCCAACACGACGAACTCCCTGAAGGTTACTTCCTCACAGACGCTATCAGCGACGAAGCAACAACCTTTATCCACAATCACACGGAAAAGAATCCCGACAGTCCGTTTTTCACCTATGTCGCTTACACGGCACCGCATTGGCCCCTGCACGCCCACGCAGAAGACATCGCCTACTACAATGGACGTTTCGCTGCGGGATGGGATGAACTTCGAGAAGAAAGGCTCTCACGGATGCGGGAAATGAAGATTTTAGATGAGGCATGGCAACTTACGGCGCGTGATCCGTCACAACTACCTTGGAGCGATGCACAATACAAGGAATGGAATCAACGCCGTATGGAAGTTTACGCCGCGCAAATCACCCGCATGGATGCAGGTATCGGAAGAATTATCAACACATTGGAAGAAACGGGTGAACTTGATAACACGCTCATCCTGTTTTTAGCCGATAACGGCGGTTGTGCCGAAGAACTCGGAGGACCTCCCGCAATACGCGATAGCGATTCACTCATCAGTACTGAGACAACCTCCGATGGACAACCCGTCTATCGTGGCAATGATCCGAGCATCATGCCTGGTCCCGAGACCACCTATCAAAGTTACGGGGTGCCATGGGCAAATCTGTCCAATACGCCGTTCCGCGAATATAAACACTGGGTGCATGAGGGTGGGATCGCTACGCCACTGATTGCACATTGGCCGGATGCGATAGAATCGGCAGGAGAGTTGCGCCATCAACCCGGACAATTGCCGGACATCATGGCGACATGTCTCGAAGCTTCAGGAGCAACCTATCCTGAAGAACACAATGGGAAACCGATTTTGCCGTTAGAGGGAACAAGTTTAGTGCCGATTTTCGATGGGAAGGATAACGGTAAAGATGTTCTGTATTGGGAACACGAAGGCAATTGCGCAGTCCGTCAAGATAAATGGAAACTGGTCTGCAAATTTCCCGGCGATTGGGAGCTCTACGACGTGGAAGCCGAACGGACAGAAATTAACGATCTCGCTGCGAAGCATCCACAAAAACGAAATGAGCTTGTTGGGCTTTACCGAGACTGGGCAGATCGCTGTTTCATCTATCCGTGGGATCGACTCCAAGAGAAACGCAGACAGCAACGGCAATAA
- a CDS encoding lactonase family protein — protein sequence MAQQNSQDYFVYVGTYTQGDSEGIYVYRLDGTTGALEYSSKITGVEDPSFLEIHPSGQYLFAVNELGEFEGKASGAVTAFYIHKETGELSYLNQRATGGGAPCHLSADATGKCLLVANYGGGSVTAFPIGSDGRLGEASDFVQHQGSSINPQRQMEPHAHAIMIDPGNRYAFSPDLGLDKVLIYQLDAENGTLTPNTQPWVRVQPGAGPRHFDFHPNGHYAYVINEIDSTFTAFRYDASAGTLAEFQTVSTLPDDFDGTSHCADIHVHPSGKFLYGSNRGHDSIAMCTIDSETGMLNPIGYASTQGQSPRNFGLNPEGTFLFAANQQTDTVVTFAIDAETGELNATGDVAEIPTPVCLKMLPCG from the coding sequence ATGGCGCAACAGAACAGCCAAGACTATTTCGTTTATGTCGGGACCTATACACAAGGAGATAGCGAAGGGATTTACGTCTACCGTTTAGACGGGACGACGGGTGCCTTGGAATATAGCAGCAAGATAACAGGAGTTGAGGATCCGTCGTTTCTGGAGATACATCCCAGTGGACAATACCTCTTTGCTGTTAATGAACTGGGCGAATTTGAAGGCAAAGCCAGTGGCGCGGTCACGGCGTTTTACATTCATAAAGAGACAGGGGAGCTGAGTTACCTCAACCAACGCGCTACCGGTGGTGGTGCTCCGTGTCATCTGAGTGCGGACGCTACTGGCAAATGCCTACTCGTGGCAAACTACGGCGGTGGGAGCGTTACGGCTTTTCCGATCGGATCGGATGGCAGGCTCGGTGAAGCCTCTGATTTTGTGCAACATCAGGGATCCAGCATCAACCCGCAACGGCAGATGGAACCTCACGCACATGCGATTATGATCGATCCGGGCAATCGTTATGCCTTCTCACCTGATTTGGGACTCGATAAAGTCCTCATTTATCAATTGGATGCGGAAAACGGGACACTCACGCCTAACACGCAACCCTGGGTCCGCGTGCAACCGGGTGCGGGACCTCGGCATTTCGATTTCCATCCGAATGGACACTACGCATACGTGATTAACGAGATAGACTCTACTTTCACGGCTTTTCGGTACGACGCGAGTGCTGGAACATTGGCTGAATTCCAGACAGTCTCCACGCTTCCTGACGATTTCGATGGCACCAGTCATTGCGCCGATATCCACGTTCATCCTTCTGGAAAATTCTTGTATGGGTCGAACCGAGGTCATGATAGTATTGCGATGTGCACGATTGATTCAGAGACGGGCATGTTGAATCCCATCGGTTATGCGTCAACGCAAGGACAATCACCACGGAACTTCGGGTTGAACCCGGAAGGGACATTCCTCTTTGCTGCGAATCAGCAGACCGACACAGTTGTTACGTTCGCCATTGATGCCGAAACGGGTGAATTAAATGCGACAGGAGACGTAGCAGAGATACCGACACCGGTCTGTTTGAAGATGCTGCCGTGCGGTTAG
- a CDS encoding sulfatase-like hydrolase/transferase gives DRPNILWISIEDTTPRFGCYGDTVARTPNIDRLAGGGCRFPNAFSTAGVCAPSRSAIITGMYQTSIGTHHMRTAHTNENTPDMPTPYSAVPPPYVKTFTEYLRGAGYYCTNNSKTDYQFTPPITAWDECSNTAHWRNRAEGQPFFSVFNPTVTHESGMWEREDRPLTTTTNPDDIALPPYLPDTPKARQALARQYDNLATADARVGELLDQLEADGLAENTIVFLWSDHGEGLPRGKRWPYDAGIRIPLIVRGHDSLSAGSASEQLVSLIDLGPTVLSLCGVQAPEHLQGQPFLGPEKMERDYIFATRDRYDESYDMVRAVRDKRYKYIRNYYPEKPYLLWIPYRNRHPIMQEMWRLHAAGELEGDQEVMFRCPRPAEELYDVENDRYELNNLAADDGHHDILERMRGALSQWQSEFGDMGDIPEEQMVATWYPDGTQPQTAAPIFIPINAEHSGTEVAHEGGEWATPLVLQLHCSTQGASIAYTTEQGDDVRWQLYTEPLSLSEGETIVRAKAIRIGYRESEEKTIHLKVS, from the coding sequence CAGATCGTCCGAATATTCTTTGGATCTCCATAGAAGATACGACCCCACGCTTTGGTTGTTACGGAGATACAGTCGCGAGGACCCCAAATATCGATCGACTTGCTGGTGGTGGATGTCGGTTTCCGAACGCATTTTCGACTGCCGGTGTCTGTGCACCGAGCCGTTCCGCAATCATTACTGGTATGTACCAGACCTCCATTGGTACGCATCACATGCGGACAGCGCACACGAACGAAAACACCCCCGACATGCCGACCCCATATTCTGCAGTGCCCCCACCCTATGTGAAAACTTTCACCGAATATCTCAGGGGCGCGGGCTATTACTGCACGAACAATAGCAAAACCGATTATCAGTTTACACCGCCAATCACGGCTTGGGATGAGTGTAGCAATACCGCACATTGGCGGAATCGTGCGGAAGGGCAACCCTTCTTTTCGGTTTTCAATCCGACCGTTACGCACGAGAGCGGTATGTGGGAACGGGAGGATCGACCCTTGACCACAACTACAAATCCGGATGACATAGCGTTACCGCCGTATCTCCCAGATACACCGAAAGCACGGCAGGCGTTGGCGCGTCAATACGATAACCTCGCTACTGCGGATGCCCGTGTCGGTGAGTTGCTTGATCAGTTGGAAGCGGATGGACTTGCGGAGAATACCATCGTCTTTCTCTGGAGCGATCACGGCGAAGGACTGCCCCGCGGCAAACGGTGGCCCTACGATGCGGGGATTCGCATCCCGCTGATCGTGCGCGGGCACGATTCGCTTTCTGCTGGCAGTGCCAGTGAGCAACTCGTGAGTCTGATTGACCTTGGCCCAACGGTGCTCTCACTCTGTGGCGTGCAAGCACCGGAACATCTACAGGGACAACCGTTCCTCGGACCGGAGAAGATGGAACGCGACTATATTTTTGCGACCCGTGACCGTTACGATGAATCTTACGATATGGTTCGTGCTGTGCGCGATAAGCGGTATAAATACATCAGAAATTATTATCCTGAAAAACCGTATCTGCTCTGGATTCCGTATCGTAATCGGCACCCGATCATGCAGGAGATGTGGCGGTTACATGCCGCAGGCGAGCTGGAAGGCGATCAAGAGGTTATGTTCCGTTGTCCGCGTCCTGCTGAAGAACTCTACGATGTAGAAAATGACAGATATGAACTCAACAATCTGGCGGCGGATGACGGACATCACGACATTCTGGAAAGGATGCGCGGCGCGTTGTCGCAGTGGCAATCAGAATTCGGTGATATGGGCGATATACCAGAAGAGCAGATGGTTGCAACGTGGTATCCTGATGGCACGCAACCTCAAACGGCGGCTCCAATTTTTATTCCGATTAACGCCGAACACTCGGGCACAGAGGTGGCACATGAGGGTGGCGAGTGGGCAACTCCTCTCGTTTTGCAACTTCACTGTTCCACCCAAGGAGCATCCATTGCTTATACAACAGAGCAGGGGGATGATGTCCGCTGGCAACTGTATACCGAACCACTGTCTCTATCGGAAGGCGAAACCATCGTGCGCGCAAAAGCGATCCGCATCGGTTATCGTGAAAGCGAAGAGAAAACGATTCATCTTAAAGTTTCATAA
- a CDS encoding phytanoyl-CoA dioxygenase family protein, whose product DDPFITALIHATIGDAYHFCHSALNIAPRGIGALGYHQDHHHWKHENPVNLAERDNYYIQILYYPNGFTRGDRNLKVIPGSHKATPDRMLAGDFDEEAGRKLEEKRLELPPGSMVYINARIFHAAEAKPIDSAQLYRIFAIDIFKEAGPPHRYTQEIPEEWMAQATPFRQKLFDREAYTEGCWH is encoded by the coding sequence TCGACGACCCCTTCATTACGGCACTGATACACGCAACTATCGGTGACGCATACCATTTCTGCCACTCTGCGCTCAACATCGCACCCCGCGGGATCGGTGCGCTTGGATACCACCAGGACCACCACCACTGGAAACATGAGAACCCAGTCAACCTTGCGGAGCGCGACAATTACTACATCCAGATCCTGTACTACCCCAACGGCTTCACACGTGGGGATCGGAATCTCAAGGTTATACCGGGCAGCCACAAAGCAACGCCGGATCGAATGCTCGCAGGCGATTTCGATGAAGAAGCTGGACGCAAACTGGAAGAGAAACGACTTGAATTGCCACCCGGTAGCATGGTCTATATCAATGCCCGCATCTTCCACGCAGCAGAAGCGAAACCCATAGATTCCGCGCAGCTCTATCGCATCTTCGCCATAGACATCTTTAAAGAGGCAGGACCGCCGCATCGCTACACGCAGGAGATTCCTGAGGAATGGATGGCGCAGGCAACACCTTTCCGCCAGAAGTTATTTGATCGCGAGGCGTATACAGAGGGATGTTGGCACTAA